A single genomic interval of Caretta caretta isolate rCarCar2 chromosome 23, rCarCar1.hap1, whole genome shotgun sequence harbors:
- the LOC125627912 gene encoding suppressor of cytokine signaling 3, with protein MVPLCWPCVRCCPDPPAAMSRPPAPRPPGPSYRYRSFCGDFERVETALERLEASGFYWGSLSGAEAKRLLSPHPPGAFLVRDSSDHRHLFTLSLRTGAGITNLRIQQRGAAFHLETQPGAPGPPAFACVVQLVEHYLGRAGHPGAPCYLEARGSRPEPLALARPLRCKVASLQELCRRAVRASVRAGTGGPDLEGLPVPRALRNSLRC; from the coding sequence ATGGTCCCGCTGTGTTGGCCCTGCGTGCGCTGCTGCCCGGACCCCCCGGCCGCCATGAGCCGGCCCCCCGCCCCGCGGCCCCCCGGCCCGTCCTACCGCTACCGGAGCTTCTGCGGGGACTTCGAGCGGGTGGAGACGGCGCTGGAGCGGCTGGAGGCCAGCGGCTTCTACTGGGGCAGCCTGTCGGGGGCGGAGGCCAAGCGGCTGCTGAGCCCCCACCCGCCGGGGGCTTTCCTGGTCCGCGACTCCTCCGACCACCGGCACCTCTTCACCCTCAGCCTCCGCACCGGGGCCGGCATCACCAACCTGCGCATCCAGCAGCGGGGGGCCGCCTTCCACCTGGAGACCCAGCCGGGGGCCCCCGGCCCGCCCGCCTTCGCCTGCGTGGTGCAGCTGGTAGAGCACTACCTGGGGCGGGCCGGGCACCCGGGGGCCCCCTGCTACCTGGAGGCCCGGGGCAGCCGCCCCgagcccctggccctggcccgcCCGCTGCGCTGCAAGGTGGCCTCGCTGCAGGAGCTGTGCCGGCGGGCCGTGCGGGCCAGCGTGCGGGCAGGGACGGGGGGCCCCGATCTGGAGGGGCTGCCCGTGCCCCGGGCCCTGCGCAACTCCCTGCGCTGCTAG
- the RPS9 gene encoding small ribosomal subunit protein uS4, whose product MPVARSWVCRKTYVTPRRPFEKSRLDQELKLIGEYGLRNKREVWRVKFTLAKIRKAARELLTLDEKDPKRLFEGNALLRRLVRIGVLDEGKMKLDYILGLKIEDFLERRLQTQVFKLGLAKSIHHARVLIRQRHIRVRKQVVNIPSFIVRLDSQKHIDFSLRSPYGGGRPGRVKRKNAKKGQGGAGGADEEEED is encoded by the exons ATGCCCGTTGCTAGGAGCTGGGTGTGCCGGAAGACCTATGTCACCCCCCGGCGCCCCTTTGAGAAATCCCGCCTCGACCAGGAGCTGAAGCTCATTG gtGAATACGGGCTGCGGAACAAGCGTGAGGTTTGGCGGGTGAAGTTCACCCTGGCCAAGATCCGCAAGGCGGCCCGTGAGCTGCTCACGCTGGATGAGAAGGACCCCAAGCGCCTCTTTGAAG gcaatGCCCTGCTGCGACGGCTGGTGCGCATCGGGGTGCTGGATGAGGGCAAGATGAAGCTGGATTATATCCTTGGCCTCAAGATTGAGGATTTCCTGGAGCGGCGCCTCCAGACCCAGGTCTTCAAGCTGGGGCTGGCCAAGTCCATCCACCATGCCCGGGTGCTGATCCGCCAGAGGCACATCCG tgTGCGGAAGCAGGTCGTGAACATCCCATCCTTCATCGTGCGCCTGGACTCGCAGAAGCACATCGACTTCTCGCTGCGCTCGCCCTATGGGGGCGGCCGGCCTGGCCGTGTCAAGAGGAAGAACGCCAAGAAGGGGCAGGGTGGCGCTGGTGGGgcggatgaggaagaggaggattaa